The Pantoea nemavictus genome includes a region encoding these proteins:
- a CDS encoding ABC transporter permease, with amino-acid sequence MSNVKITAPQAAEQSSFFGNLRHKLPKDTGIFVVMLGIALIFEIAGWYVRDQSFLMNTNRLVLIILQVAIIGIIAVGVTQVIITTGIDLSSGSVIALTAVVAASLAQTSDSLSPMYPSLVNLPAVIPIVAGIGVGLLCGVMNGVLITKTGIPPFIATLGMMVSARGLAQYYTQGNPISFLSDGFTSIGQGGMPVIIFLVVAFLFHIALKHTRYGKYVYAIGGNMTSAKVSGINVNKYLIIVYTIAGALSGLAGVVLAARVSSGQSSMGMAYELDAIAAAVIGGSSLMGGVGRITGTLIGAVILGLIKSGFTFVGVDAYVQDIIKGIIIVAAVSIDMHRNRKKR; translated from the coding sequence ATGAGTAACGTAAAAATTACGGCCCCGCAGGCCGCAGAACAGAGTTCTTTTTTTGGCAACCTGCGTCATAAGTTGCCAAAAGATACCGGGATTTTTGTTGTCATGTTGGGCATTGCCCTGATCTTTGAAATTGCCGGTTGGTACGTGCGTGACCAATCTTTCCTGATGAACACTAACCGCCTGGTGCTGATTATTCTGCAGGTGGCGATTATCGGTATTATTGCGGTCGGCGTGACGCAAGTCATTATCACCACCGGTATCGACCTGTCGTCTGGTTCGGTTATTGCCTTAACGGCCGTGGTCGCAGCCAGTCTGGCACAAACCTCTGACAGCTTGTCGCCGATGTATCCATCGCTGGTTAACCTGCCGGCAGTGATCCCGATTGTCGCCGGGATTGGCGTGGGGCTGTTGTGTGGCGTGATGAACGGCGTGCTGATTACCAAAACCGGTATTCCACCGTTTATCGCCACGCTCGGTATGATGGTGTCGGCGCGCGGTCTCGCGCAGTACTACACGCAGGGTAACCCAATTAGTTTCCTGTCAGATGGCTTCACCTCCATCGGCCAGGGCGGCATGCCGGTGATTATCTTCCTGGTCGTCGCGTTCCTGTTCCACATTGCGCTGAAACACACCCGCTACGGCAAATATGTCTACGCGATTGGCGGCAACATGACCTCCGCCAAAGTCTCGGGTATCAATGTTAATAAGTACCTGATCATCGTCTACACCATTGCGGGTGCACTCTCAGGCCTGGCCGGTGTCGTGCTGGCGGCACGTGTCAGTAGCGGCCAGTCAAGTATGGGAATGGCCTACGAGCTAGACGCCATCGCCGCAGCGGTTATCGGCGGCAGCAGCCTGATGGGCGGCGTCGGACGCATCACCGGTACGCTGATTGGTGCGGTGATTCTCGGCCTGATTAAGAGCGGCTTCACCTTTGTTGGGGTGGATGCTTATGTGCAGGACATTATTAAAGGCATCATCATCGTCGCCGCAGTGTCCATTGATATGCACCGCAACCGCAAAAAACGCTGA